The window CCAAATCCCCGACACCATACAGCAACTAAAAGAAAGCAGACACCCTGTCGAAAAGATCCGGAAAAATATGAAAAGAGAATTTCCTATGCAGATTCTGGCTATTGTTCTCATGGCTTTTTTTCCTCTTCAGTTTCAATTTGCTTCTTCACAGTATATTATTTATTATATATCCTATACCATGATGGTGGTCATATCCTCTTATTATCTGTTCGGGTTTTATCAATTTTACAGGCAGACGGAACTTTATACAGGAAATACCAAAAACAGCCTTTGGAAAATATACCACGAACTTCGCCTGAATATGGAACGGTATCAGTCTTTCGGGTTTTTACTGCTTCCCCATTTTCTGGTAACTATCGGACTGCAGATGTATAATCTGATGGAAAAACATGGAAAATCATTGACAGAGCTGACTTCTCCTCAACAGCTGGGATTAATTACAGCAGTACTGATAGGAACTTTAACCGTTATAACAAGTATTGTCCTGTGGACAACATATATCTATGGGAGAAGCGCCAGACAATTGGAAAATATTCTGAATGAAATGGATGAATAAGCTCTTATATGATGATCACAAAACACTTTTATACAGCCTCAGATGAACGCTGGGGTTTTGTTTTTTAAAAAAATGTTATTTATCGTCTCCAAATTTATCTGAGGTTTTATTTTTCCGTAAATTTGCAAATCAGAAATAAATGATTATGGATTGTCAGTTATTTTTAATCCTGTAGATCATTTTCTGAAAGATAAAAATTCTGCAATATGCTATCAAAAATAAATCCAACACAAACTAACAGCTGGAAAGCACTTGACGAACACTTCGGGGGAAATGACTTTGATCTTAGAACCCTTTTTCAATATAACCCGAACCGTTTTAAAGAGTTTTCTCTTCAAAAGGAGAACTACCTTTTTGATTATTCCAAAAACTTAATTGATTCCAGAACAAAGGATCTTTTACTGCAACTGGCTGAAGAAAGCCAGCTAAAAGATGCCATTTCCAAAATGTTCTCCGGAGATAAAATTAATGAAACAGAAGGAAGAGCAGTATTACATACAGCATTAAGAGATTTCTCTGACCGTCAAATTCTTGTGGACGGAGAAAACATCAAGCCCCAAATCAAGGGAGTTCTTGAGCACATGAAGTCTTTTTCTGAAAAAGTGATTTCGGGAGAACACAAAGGTTTCAGTGGAAAAGAAATTACTGATGTGGTAAACATCGGAATTGGAGGATCAGACCTTGGTCCTGTAATGGTTTGTTCTGCTTTAAAGCATTTTAAAACGAGATTAAATACTCACTTTGTTTCCAACGTAGACGGAAATCATATCGCAGAAGTAGTAAAGAATTTAAATCCTGAAACTACTTTATTCATCATCGCTTCCAAAACATTTACCACCCAGGAAACAATGACCAATGCGAACTCCGCTAAAGACTGGTTCCTGAAAGCAGGAAAGCAAGAGGACGTAGCAAAACATTTTGTGGCTTTATCCACTAATATTGAAGAAGTTAAGAAGTTCGGAATTGCAGAAGAAAATATTTTTGAGTTCTGGGACTGGGTAGGCGGAAGATATTCTCTTTGGAGTGCTATCGGATTAAGCATCGTTCTTTCTGTAGGGTATGAAAACTTTGAACAGCTTCTTAGAGGTGCTTTTGATACGGACCAGCATTTTCAGACGGCTGATTTTTCGGAAAACATTCCTGTGCTAATGGGACTTTTGGGAATCTGGTACCGTAATTTCTATGCAGCAACTACTTATGCTATCTTACCTTATTCTCAATATCTGGACAGATTTGCAGCTTATCTTCAGCAGGGAGATATGGAAAGTAACGGAAAATGTGTAGACAGAAACGGAGAATTTGTAGAATATGAAACAGGACCTATCATCTGGGGAGAGCCTGGTACAAATGGCCAGCACGCATTCTACCAATTGATCCACCAGGGAACAGAATTGATTCCGGCAGACTTTATAGCCTATACAAAGAGTCCGAACAAAGTTTCGGATCATCAGGATAAATTATTAGCGAACTTTTTCGCTCAGACTGAAGCACTTGCCTTCGGAAAACTGGAAGAAGAAGTAGAAGAAGAGCTTAGAAATTCCGGAAAATCTGATGAAGAAATTGAGCGATTGATCAACTTTAAGGTCTTCCACGGAAACACACCTACTAACTCCATACTATTCAAAGAGTTAACTCCTTTTTCGCTAGGACAGCTGATTGCCTTATACGAGCACAAAATTTTTGTTCAGGGCGTTATCTGGAATATTTTCAGCTTTGACCAGTTTGGAGTGGAATTAGGAAAAGTATTAGCCAATAAGATCCTTCCTGAATTGGAGAACGATGAAACAATAAATACTCACGATAGTTCTACCAACGGATTGATCAACTATTATAAAGAAAACAAATAGCAGATGTCTGCATTAAGGTCATATTATTACAAATTACCTCCGGGCTTAAGACTTTTAGGAAGAAAAATTTATTATTTTCCTGTAGATTTATATGAAGGTATAACGGGGAAAAGATCTAAAACCGAGCCTAAAAAAGGAGATATTTATGTAGGAGGCAGCAACTTTATTCCTCATGGAATCCAGCAGGTGAATGCATTGAAAAAGTATATTTCACTCAGCCATACAGACCATGTACTGGATATCGGCTGCGGAATAGGGAGAACGGCTGTAGCTTTAACCGGATTTATTGATAAAGGAACTTATGATGGGTTTGATGCTGTTGAAAAAGGAATCAACTGGTGTAACAAACACATTCACAGCAAGTATCCTAATTTCAATTTTAAATTCACTCCTATCTATAATGATTTGTATAATACCTTCAGTCAAAGGGCTGAGAACTTTACATTTCCCTATGAAAATGCTGTTTTTGATAAAGCCTTCTTGTTTTCGGTTTTTACGCATATGCAAATCCCCGAAATCAAGCAATATCTGAAGGAAATAAGCAGGGTCTTAAAAAATAACGGACAATGCCTGGCTACCTTCTTTCTTTATGATGATACCAAAACGGAAGCAGGCAGTATGCATTTTCCTCACCAATATGAGGGCTATAAATTAATGGATGATCAGGTAACAGCCGCCAACATTGCCGTGAGCATTCCTTTACTCAACCAGATGGCTCAGGAAGCCGGTCTGAAAGTAACCACTATAAAGGGAGGTTTCTGGAGAAATGATGTGGAGAAAGAAGGCGCTGATGAATTCCAGGATATCGTTGTATTCAATAAAATCTAAATAAAAGTAAAAAAGTAAAAATGGCAGAAATTCTTGACGGACTTAAAGTATCCAAGGAAATTAAAGCAGAGATCAAGGCTGAAGTAGAAAAGATTCTCGCAAGCAAAAGAAGAGCTCCCCATCTGGTGGCAATTCTTGTAGGAAATAATGGCGCTAGCAAGGCCTATGTAAATGCGAAAGTGAAAGACTGTGAAGAAGTAGGATTTCAATCCAGCTTAATCAAATTTCCAAGTACAGTTTCAGAATCTGAATTATTGGAAAAAATTGATGAGCTTAATAAATCTAAAGCAGTAGACGGATTTATTGTCCAGCTGCCTTTACCAGACCAGATTGATCAGGAAAAAATCATCAATGCTATTGATCCAAGAAAAGATGTGGATGGTTTCCACCCGGAAAACTTCGGAAAAATGGCTCTTGAGATGGATACTTTCTTACCGGCAACTCCTTTCGGTATCTTAACATTATTGGAAAGATATAATATTGAAACCAAAGGAAAAGACTGTGTAATCATCGGAAGAAGTAAAATTGTAGGAAGACCAATGAGCATCCTGATGGGAAGAAAAGATTTCCCGGGAAACTCTACCGTTACCCTTACACACTCATACACAAAAGACATTGAAGAATATACAAGAAAAGCAGACATCGTCATTACCGCTTTGGGAGATCCTCATTTCCTGAAAGGAGATATGATCAAGGAAGGAGCCGTAATTGTGGATGTGGGGATTACAAGAGTAGATAATGACTCTCCAAAAGGATATTACCTTGCAGGTGACGTAGATTTTGACAGCTGTGCAGAAAAAGCAAGCTGGATCACTCCGGTACCTGGAGGAGTAGGCCCAATGACAAGAGCGATGTTGATGAAAAATACCATCATTGCTTACAAAACTTCGGTCTATAACGACTAATTTTAAAATGAATAAAGAAGAAGATATTTTATTAAAAGAAGGTAAAATGCTCCCCGTAATGGAGCATTTTTACACTTTACAGGGAGAAGGAGCACACACCGGAAAAGCCGCCTATTTTATCAGGCTTGGAGGCTGTGATGTAGGATGTCACTGGTGTGATGTAAAAGAGAGCTGGAATCCTGAACTTCACCCGCTGATGAATGCCGTAGAAATTGCAGAAATGGCTGCAAAACATTGTAAAACAATCGTCCTTACAGGTGGAGAACCCCTAATGTGGAACTTAGACGTACTGACCTCCAGACTGAAAGAGCTGGGATGTACCGTGCACATCGAAACTTCAGGGGCATATCCTATGAGCGGACAGCTGGACTGGATTACGCTTTCTCCGAAGAAAACCGGACTTCCTAAAGAAGAGATCTATCAAAAAGCCCATGAGCTTAAAGTAATTATCTTCAACCAGCACGACTTTACGTTTGCACAGGAGCAGGCCGCAAAAGTTTCTGAAAACTGTAAGCTTTACCTTCAGAGTGAATGGAGCAAGAGAGATGAGATGTATCCCAAAATCACAGACTTCATTCTTGCCCATCCGGAATGGCAGGCTTCTGTTCAGACTCACAAATACCTGAATATCCCGTAAAAAAATGTAAATTAGCTGGCTTATTCACTATAACACTGATAGATGCAAAGAATTCGATACTCCAGATATCTGAAATCGATTATTATGTTGCTTGACCTCATGGTTATTGCATCTATCTTCATATTCTTTTTTATAAGCAGAAACGAAAGTTTAAAGTACAACAAAGAAACCTGGTATCAGAATACCTTTTCCCTGATTCTGCTGTTTTTGTTCTGGGTGCTGCTGAGCGGTAGAACAAAAATATACAACATTCCGAGGAACCTTACCTATACCTTGTTTCTTGAGCGCCTTTTAATCCATTTTCTCTTTTTTATACTTGGCGTGCTGCTTATAGGAAAGGTAAGTAATAATGTTTTTTTCAGTTCAGATATCTATTGGCTATCGCTTTATCTGTTTATTTTCATCTTTCTGGAAAAATCACTGATCTATTTCGCAATCAAGTACTTAAGATCACTAGGAGCCAATTACAGAAACGTAATGTTCCTGGGAGACCGGCAGTCTACTGAAATTCTTAAAAATATTTTCATTGACCGTAAAGATTACGGATACAGAATATTTGAATACGAAAGTTCTGTCATCAATATTGATGAGCTCGTTGTGTTCTGGAAGAAAAATGGAATTCATACCCTGTTTCTCTCTATGGAAAACTCCTATGATGAGCGGCTCGAAAACGAAATTTTCAAATTGGCAGAGGACAACAAAATTCATATTTCACTGATTCCAAGCATTACACAAAGTGATTTTTTCCTCTATGATCTGGGCTATATACAAACCCAGCCGGTGCTTAACCAAGCGAGGTATTCATTAGATTATTATTCTAATTTCCTCATGAAAAGGACTTTTGATATTCTATTCTCCATTATCATATTGGTCTTCATCTGCTCATGGGTATTCCCGATCATTGCCATTCTAATCAAGTCCACATCCAAAGGTCCTGTATTTTTCCTGCAGAAAAGATATGGTTTCCATGAAGAGGTTTTCAACTGTATCAAATTCAGGACAATGATTGTAAATGATGAGTCTACTACCAAAACCACATCAGTAAATGATTCCAGAATTACCAGAATAGGCAAATTTTTAAGAAAAACAAGCCTTGACGAGCTTCCGCAGTTCATCAACGTATTGAAAGGTGAAATGTCTGTAGTAGGCCCGCGTCCCCATATGCTTTCGGTTGATAATTATTATAAGCCCAAAATAGGAAGATACAGCTTAAGAAGCATGGTAAGCCCCGGTATCACCGGATTGGCGCAGGTAAACGGGCTGCGCGGTGACTTTGGTGATGTGGAAGTAGAGATGAAAAAAAGATTTCTGGCCGATGCATTCTACGTAAGAAACTGGAGTTTTGTACTTGATCTGGTCATCATTTTAAAAACCGTTTTACTGGTTATAGGGGGAGATAAAAATGCCAAATAATTTTAACACAAAACAAGGCTTTAGTCTTCTACCTGACTCTAGCCCAATTCAATAAAAAAGTCTAATTTAGCAGTATGTTAAAAAAGTTTTTCACAGCCGTAGGGGAATATATGATCCTCTTAGGGAAATCCCTGCAGAAACCTCAGAAAATGAGAGTGTTCTGGAAGCTGTTTATGAGAGAAATTAATGATTTGGGAGTGAATTCTTTCGGACTTGTAGTCTTTACTTCTATCTTCGTGGGGGCTGTAGTGGCCATTCAGATGTTCAACAACTTTGATGCGTCCTCTTTTCCTATCCCCACTTCATTTGTAGGATACGCTACAAAAGCGGTTCTTGTTCTGGAATTTGCACCAACGATTATCAGCTTGATTCTCGCGGGTAAAGTAGGCTCCTATATTGCTTCCAGTATTGGAACAATGAGAGTTTCCGAACAGATTGACGCATTGGATATCATGGGAGTAAACTCACCCAATTTTCTGATATTTCCTAAAATCATCGCCTGTATGCTTTTTAATCCCCTTCTTATTGCCATCAGTATTGTATTTGGTATTGGAGGCGGTTATATCGCCGGGATTTTAACAGGAAACTGGACAGAGAACGATTATATTGTGGGTATTCAAATGTATATGCCGAATTTGTTTATTTACTATGCATTTACCAAGACTATTGTCTTCGCCTTTATCATTGCCACCGTACCCTCTTATTTCGGTTATTTTGTGAAAGGAGGATCGCTGGAGGTAGGTAGGGCCAGTACACAGGCTGTAGTATGGACAATGGTGTTTATTATCATTTCCGAATTAATTTTAACCCAATTAATATTAAGCTGATGATTGAGGTAAAAGATCTTAAAAAAAGTTTTGGAGATGTTGAAGTGCTTAAAGGAATTTCAACATCATTTGATAAGGGAAAGGTAAACTTAATCATTGGGCAGAGTGGTTCCGGGAAAACAGTTTTTCTTAAAAGTTTATTGAACGTTTACATGCCTTCCTCAGGAGAAATCCTATTTGACGGCAGAGACGTGAATACGATGACGAGAGATGAAAAACAGCATCTCCGTTCAGAAATCGGAACGGTATTTCAGGGAAGTGCTTTATTTGACTCTCTGACCGTGGAAGAAAACATCATGTTTCCACTTGACATGTTTACCAATCTTACCTACAGGGAAAAAAAGAAAAGGGTTTTTGAAGTAATAGGAAGAGTGCATCTTGATAAAGCCGAAAGAAAATATCCGTCCGAGATCTCAGGAGGTATGCAGAAAAGAGTAGCAATTGCGAGAGCTATTGTGAACAATCCTAAATATCTGTTCTGTGATGAGCCCAATTCCGGGCTGGATCCTTATACCTCTAAGATTATTGATGATCTTCTTTACGAAATCACAAAGGAATATAATACGACCACCATCATCAATACTCACGACATGAACTCTGTAATGACAATTGGTGAGAAAATTGTATACCTAAGACTGGGAATCAAAGAATGGGAAGGTAATAAAGACATTCTGATTACCGCAGGCAATAAAAATCTGATTGATTTCGTTTATTCTTCAGAACTGTTTAAAGAGCTGAGAGACTATTTACTTGAGAATAATAAAACGATTGAAACGACAAATACAAAAATAGACGATAATGAAAAAGGCATTTAGTATAGCGTTATTAGGATTTTCAATGTGGGCTTCTGCTCAGATTTCACTGGCAGGTAAGGCCAATTTAATTTTCCCGACAGGATCACCTTCCTGGACGAATATTAAAGGAACAGTGAATGATGCCATTGATGGAAAAGGTAAAAACAATGTGGGTTTTAATGTGGGACTTTCATTAAAAGTGGGTCTTCCTACTTCATTGTTTGTAATGCCGGAAATCTATTATACTCATTTCAAAAATGAGTTTACGACAGAAAACACCACTTTTGATGTTAAAAGTAACCGTATAGATGTTCCGGTTCTTTTAGGATATAATCTTTTAGGAAATATGCTTGGGGTTTTTGTAGGACCTGTAGGTAGCTTCAACTTAAATAAGGACAATACTTACAACGATTTTAAAGAAAATGCTAAAAATGACTTTACAGTAGGATACCAGTTTGGTGCACAGCTTGAAATTAAAAAGCTTATTGTAAATGCAAGATATGAAGGTGCATTCAGTAAAGACGAAAGAAATTTTATCAACAGAGTTTCCGGTTCGGAAATCAGATATGATAACAGACCGAACCTGTTTATGGTAGGTTTAGGATATAAATTCTAATGAATTATTGAAAATAACAACTTGAAACCCTCAAATTTAAATTTGAGGGTTTTTATTTTGTTCTTCAAGCTCAGCCTGGCGCTTTGCAATTTCTGCAGCCTGTTTTTCAAGCTCTTCTTTGTCTTTCTGCAGCTGTTTGAATTCTTTTTTCTTCTGGTCTGCTCTTATAGCGCTTCCTTTGCTTACATATCCTACCATTCCCCCGATGATAAGTCCTATCCCTACTCCTGCCATCATCCCCATAATATGAGACATGGTAATCTTTTCAACGGTAAAATCTGTTGTAAGATAGAAAAGCAGTGCAGAAACAGCTAAAAGTATAAGTCCGGTAATTGATAAACTCTTCATAATATTGTGTTAGGTGGTTGTATAAAAAAGCCTTATCAAATTTACTAAAAATTTAATAAGGCTTTTTTCAAGATTAAAATTTCTGATTATATTTTTCCTCCCGCAGCCTTATAATATTCTAAAGCTTTCGGCAAATCTTTATTGATATCTGAAATTCTTGTTTCCGGATTCGGGTGGGTAGATAAGAATTCTGGCTGTCTTGCTCCTGAAGATGCTGCTTCCATTCTGTTCCAGAAAGGAATTGCCGCTCTCGGATCATATCCTGCCATAGACATCAGGTAAAGCCCCATTTCATCCGCTTCAGATTCCTGGCCTCTTCCGTATTTCAATAAAGCAACCTGTGAACCAATAGGATATACCTTCTGGAAAACACTTGCCCATTGTGAATTTGAAATGGTTCCTCCCAGGATAGCACCTCCATACTGGGCTACCATTGCCTGAGAAATTCTTTCGTTTCCGTGACCTGCCAGGGCGTGGGAAACCTCATGTCCCAATACTACAGCAAGTCCGTTATCGTCTTTCGTTACCGGTAATATTCCTGTGTAAACGGCTACTTTACCACCAGGCATACACCATGCATTCAGCTCACTGCTTTGCAGAAGATTAAATTCCCAGTTGTAATTGGCCAGATCTGCTGATCTTCCAATACTCTGATAATATCTTTCTGCTGCACTTTTAATTCTGTTTCCTACATTTACCACTCTCTTTGCATCTGCCGTACCGGTAATCACTTTACCTTTAGACAATGTCGTCTTGTATTCCTGCGAAGACATTGTTAAAATTTCCGAATTATTGGCCAGCTGTAAAGAAGACCTCCCGGTAATGGGGTTTGTAGTACAGGCAGCAGCCAACAGAGCAATAGCTCCCATTCCAAATAGATGTGTAACTTTCATAGTTTGAGTGTTAATAATTCAACCTTAACAATTTTTATTCCAAAATATTTCAGAAAGAATATATTTGCATACATTTTGCTGTTTAAATTTAATAATTATATCATTATGAAAAAGTATATTTCTTTACTGATGATTTTCGGATTCCTGTTTTTTTTTCAA of the Chryseobacterium aureum genome contains:
- the pgi gene encoding glucose-6-phosphate isomerase, with protein sequence MLSKINPTQTNSWKALDEHFGGNDFDLRTLFQYNPNRFKEFSLQKENYLFDYSKNLIDSRTKDLLLQLAEESQLKDAISKMFSGDKINETEGRAVLHTALRDFSDRQILVDGENIKPQIKGVLEHMKSFSEKVISGEHKGFSGKEITDVVNIGIGGSDLGPVMVCSALKHFKTRLNTHFVSNVDGNHIAEVVKNLNPETTLFIIASKTFTTQETMTNANSAKDWFLKAGKQEDVAKHFVALSTNIEEVKKFGIAEENIFEFWDWVGGRYSLWSAIGLSIVLSVGYENFEQLLRGAFDTDQHFQTADFSENIPVLMGLLGIWYRNFYAATTYAILPYSQYLDRFAAYLQQGDMESNGKCVDRNGEFVEYETGPIIWGEPGTNGQHAFYQLIHQGTELIPADFIAYTKSPNKVSDHQDKLLANFFAQTEALAFGKLEEEVEEELRNSGKSDEEIERLINFKVFHGNTPTNSILFKELTPFSLGQLIALYEHKIFVQGVIWNIFSFDQFGVELGKVLANKILPELENDETINTHDSSTNGLINYYKENK
- a CDS encoding MlaE family ABC transporter permease, which gives rise to MLKKFFTAVGEYMILLGKSLQKPQKMRVFWKLFMREINDLGVNSFGLVVFTSIFVGAVVAIQMFNNFDASSFPIPTSFVGYATKAVLVLEFAPTIISLILAGKVGSYIASSIGTMRVSEQIDALDIMGVNSPNFLIFPKIIACMLFNPLLIAISIVFGIGGGYIAGILTGNWTENDYIVGIQMYMPNLFIYYAFTKTIVFAFIIATVPSYFGYFVKGGSLEVGRASTQAVVWTMVFIIISELILTQLILS
- a CDS encoding bifunctional 5,10-methylenetetrahydrofolate dehydrogenase/5,10-methenyltetrahydrofolate cyclohydrolase, with the protein product MAEILDGLKVSKEIKAEIKAEVEKILASKRRAPHLVAILVGNNGASKAYVNAKVKDCEEVGFQSSLIKFPSTVSESELLEKIDELNKSKAVDGFIVQLPLPDQIDQEKIINAIDPRKDVDGFHPENFGKMALEMDTFLPATPFGILTLLERYNIETKGKDCVIIGRSKIVGRPMSILMGRKDFPGNSTVTLTHSYTKDIEEYTRKADIVITALGDPHFLKGDMIKEGAVIVDVGITRVDNDSPKGYYLAGDVDFDSCAEKASWITPVPGGVGPMTRAMLMKNTIIAYKTSVYND
- a CDS encoding 7-carboxy-7-deazaguanine synthase QueE; this translates as MNKEEDILLKEGKMLPVMEHFYTLQGEGAHTGKAAYFIRLGGCDVGCHWCDVKESWNPELHPLMNAVEIAEMAAKHCKTIVLTGGEPLMWNLDVLTSRLKELGCTVHIETSGAYPMSGQLDWITLSPKKTGLPKEEIYQKAHELKVIIFNQHDFTFAQEQAAKVSENCKLYLQSEWSKRDEMYPKITDFILAHPEWQASVQTHKYLNIP
- a CDS encoding exopolysaccharide biosynthesis polyprenyl glycosylphosphotransferase, giving the protein MQRIRYSRYLKSIIMLLDLMVIASIFIFFFISRNESLKYNKETWYQNTFSLILLFLFWVLLSGRTKIYNIPRNLTYTLFLERLLIHFLFFILGVLLIGKVSNNVFFSSDIYWLSLYLFIFIFLEKSLIYFAIKYLRSLGANYRNVMFLGDRQSTEILKNIFIDRKDYGYRIFEYESSVINIDELVVFWKKNGIHTLFLSMENSYDERLENEIFKLAEDNKIHISLIPSITQSDFFLYDLGYIQTQPVLNQARYSLDYYSNFLMKRTFDILFSIIILVFICSWVFPIIAILIKSTSKGPVFFLQKRYGFHEEVFNCIKFRTMIVNDESTTKTTSVNDSRITRIGKFLRKTSLDELPQFINVLKGEMSVVGPRPHMLSVDNYYKPKIGRYSLRSMVSPGITGLAQVNGLRGDFGDVEVEMKKRFLADAFYVRNWSFVLDLVIILKTVLLVIGGDKNAK
- a CDS encoding class I SAM-dependent methyltransferase, whose translation is MSALRSYYYKLPPGLRLLGRKIYYFPVDLYEGITGKRSKTEPKKGDIYVGGSNFIPHGIQQVNALKKYISLSHTDHVLDIGCGIGRTAVALTGFIDKGTYDGFDAVEKGINWCNKHIHSKYPNFNFKFTPIYNDLYNTFSQRAENFTFPYENAVFDKAFLFSVFTHMQIPEIKQYLKEISRVLKNNGQCLATFFLYDDTKTEAGSMHFPHQYEGYKLMDDQVTAANIAVSIPLLNQMAQEAGLKVTTIKGGFWRNDVEKEGADEFQDIVVFNKI
- a CDS encoding outer membrane beta-barrel protein, which translates into the protein MKKAFSIALLGFSMWASAQISLAGKANLIFPTGSPSWTNIKGTVNDAIDGKGKNNVGFNVGLSLKVGLPTSLFVMPEIYYTHFKNEFTTENTTFDVKSNRIDVPVLLGYNLLGNMLGVFVGPVGSFNLNKDNTYNDFKENAKNDFTVGYQFGAQLEIKKLIVNARYEGAFSKDERNFINRVSGSEIRYDNRPNLFMVGLGYKF
- a CDS encoding M48 family metallopeptidase, whose product is MKVTHLFGMGAIALLAAACTTNPITGRSSLQLANNSEILTMSSQEYKTTLSKGKVITGTADAKRVVNVGNRIKSAAERYYQSIGRSADLANYNWEFNLLQSSELNAWCMPGGKVAVYTGILPVTKDDNGLAVVLGHEVSHALAGHGNERISQAMVAQYGGAILGGTISNSQWASVFQKVYPIGSQVALLKYGRGQESEADEMGLYLMSMAGYDPRAAIPFWNRMEAASSGARQPEFLSTHPNPETRISDINKDLPKALEYYKAAGGKI
- a CDS encoding ABC transporter ATP-binding protein codes for the protein MIEVKDLKKSFGDVEVLKGISTSFDKGKVNLIIGQSGSGKTVFLKSLLNVYMPSSGEILFDGRDVNTMTRDEKQHLRSEIGTVFQGSALFDSLTVEENIMFPLDMFTNLTYREKKKRVFEVIGRVHLDKAERKYPSEISGGMQKRVAIARAIVNNPKYLFCDEPNSGLDPYTSKIIDDLLYEITKEYNTTTIINTHDMNSVMTIGEKIVYLRLGIKEWEGNKDILITAGNKNLIDFVYSSELFKELRDYLLENNKTIETTNTKIDDNEKGI